In Bos indicus x Bos taurus breed Angus x Brahman F1 hybrid chromosome 1, Bos_hybrid_MaternalHap_v2.0, whole genome shotgun sequence, a single window of DNA contains:
- the AP2M1 gene encoding AP-2 complex subunit mu isoform X1, translating to MIGGLFIYNHKGEVLISRVYRDDIGRNAVDAFRVNVIHARQQVRSPVTNIARTSFFHVKRSNIWLAAVTKQNVNAAMVFEFLYKMCDVMAAYFGKISEENIKNNFVLIYELLDEILDFGYPQNSETGALKTFITQQGIKSQHQTKEEQSQITSQVTGQIGWRREGIKYRRNELFLDVLESVNLLMSPQGQVLSAHVSGRVVMKSYLSGMPECKFGMNDKIVIEKQGKGTADETSKSGKQSIAIDDCTFHQCVRLSKFDSERSISFIPPDGEFELMRYRTTKDIILPFRVIPLVREVGRTKLEVKVVIKSNFKPSLLAQKIEVRIPTPLNTSGVQVICMKGKAKYKASENAIVWKIKRMAGMKESQISAEIELLPTNDKKKWARPPISMNFEVPFAPSGLKVRYLKVFEPKLNYSDHDVIKWVRYIGRSGIYETRC from the exons ATGATTGGAGGCTTATTCATCTATAATCACAAGGGGGAGGTGCTCATCTCCCGGGTCTACCGAGATGACATCGG GAGGAATGCAGTGGACGCTTTTCGGGTCAATGTTATCCACGCCCGGCAGCAGGTGCGCAGCCCCGTCACCAACATCGCTCGCACCAGTTTCTTCCACGTTAAACGGTCCAACATCTGGCTGGCAGCTGTCACCAAGCAGAATGTCAATGCTGCCATGGTCTTCGAATTCCTCTATAAGATGTGTGACGTAATGGCTGCATACTTTGGCAAGATCAGCGAAGAGAACATCAAGAACAATTTTGTGCTCATATATGAACTGCTGGACG AAATCCTAGATTTTGGCTACCCACAGAACTCGGAGACAGGTGCACTGAAAACCTTCATCACCCAGCAGGGGATCAAAAGCCAG CATCAG ACAAAAGAAGAGCAGTCTCAGATCACCAGCCAGGTGACAGGGCAGATTGGCTGGCGGCGGGAGGGCATCAAGTATCGCCGGAATGAGCTCTTCCTGGATGTGCTGGAGAGTGTGAACCTCCTCATGTCCCCGCAAG GGCAGGTCCTGAGCGCCCATGTGTCAGGCCGGGTAGTGATGAAGAGCTATCTGAGTGGCATGCCTGAGTGCAAGTTTGGAATGAATGACAAGATCGTCATtgagaagcaaggcaaaggcacAGCTGATGAAACAAGCAAGAG CGGGAAGCAATCAATTGCCATTGATGACTGCACCTTCCACCAGTGTGTGCGACTCAGCAAGTTTGATTCTGAACGCAGCATCAGCTTTATCCCACCAGATGGAGAATTTGAACTCATGAG GTATCGCACCACCAAGGACATCATCCTTCCTTTTCGCGTGATCCCACTAGTTCGGGAAGTGGGACGCACCAAGTTGGAGGTCAAGGTGGTCATTAAGTCCAACTTCAAACCCTCACTACTGGCTCAGAAGATTGAG GTGCGGATCCCAACCCCACTGAACACTAGTGGGGTGCAGGTAATCTGCATGAAGGGGAAGGCCAAGTATAAGGCCAGTGAGAACGCCATCGTGTGGAA GATCAAGCGCATGGCAGGCATGAAGGAATCGCAAATCAGCGCTGAGATTGAGCTGCTGCCCACCAACGACAAGAAGAAATGGGCTCGACCCCCCATTTCAATGAACTTTGAG GTGCCATTCGCACCTTCTGGTCTCAAGGTGCGCTACTTGAAGGTGTTTGAACCGAAGCTGAACTACAGCGACCACGATGTCATCAAATGGGTGCGCTACATTGGCCGCAGCGGCATTTATGAGACCCGCTGCTAG
- the AP2M1 gene encoding AP-2 complex subunit mu isoform X2 — translation MIGGLFIYNHKGEVLISRVYRDDIGRNAVDAFRVNVIHARQQVRSPVTNIARTSFFHVKRSNIWLAAVTKQNVNAAMVFEFLYKMCDVMAAYFGKISEENIKNNFVLIYELLDEILDFGYPQNSETGALKTFITQQGIKSQTKEEQSQITSQVTGQIGWRREGIKYRRNELFLDVLESVNLLMSPQGQVLSAHVSGRVVMKSYLSGMPECKFGMNDKIVIEKQGKGTADETSKSGKQSIAIDDCTFHQCVRLSKFDSERSISFIPPDGEFELMRYRTTKDIILPFRVIPLVREVGRTKLEVKVVIKSNFKPSLLAQKIEVRIPTPLNTSGVQVICMKGKAKYKASENAIVWKIKRMAGMKESQISAEIELLPTNDKKKWARPPISMNFEVPFAPSGLKVRYLKVFEPKLNYSDHDVIKWVRYIGRSGIYETRC, via the exons ATGATTGGAGGCTTATTCATCTATAATCACAAGGGGGAGGTGCTCATCTCCCGGGTCTACCGAGATGACATCGG GAGGAATGCAGTGGACGCTTTTCGGGTCAATGTTATCCACGCCCGGCAGCAGGTGCGCAGCCCCGTCACCAACATCGCTCGCACCAGTTTCTTCCACGTTAAACGGTCCAACATCTGGCTGGCAGCTGTCACCAAGCAGAATGTCAATGCTGCCATGGTCTTCGAATTCCTCTATAAGATGTGTGACGTAATGGCTGCATACTTTGGCAAGATCAGCGAAGAGAACATCAAGAACAATTTTGTGCTCATATATGAACTGCTGGACG AAATCCTAGATTTTGGCTACCCACAGAACTCGGAGACAGGTGCACTGAAAACCTTCATCACCCAGCAGGGGATCAAAAGCCAG ACAAAAGAAGAGCAGTCTCAGATCACCAGCCAGGTGACAGGGCAGATTGGCTGGCGGCGGGAGGGCATCAAGTATCGCCGGAATGAGCTCTTCCTGGATGTGCTGGAGAGTGTGAACCTCCTCATGTCCCCGCAAG GGCAGGTCCTGAGCGCCCATGTGTCAGGCCGGGTAGTGATGAAGAGCTATCTGAGTGGCATGCCTGAGTGCAAGTTTGGAATGAATGACAAGATCGTCATtgagaagcaaggcaaaggcacAGCTGATGAAACAAGCAAGAG CGGGAAGCAATCAATTGCCATTGATGACTGCACCTTCCACCAGTGTGTGCGACTCAGCAAGTTTGATTCTGAACGCAGCATCAGCTTTATCCCACCAGATGGAGAATTTGAACTCATGAG GTATCGCACCACCAAGGACATCATCCTTCCTTTTCGCGTGATCCCACTAGTTCGGGAAGTGGGACGCACCAAGTTGGAGGTCAAGGTGGTCATTAAGTCCAACTTCAAACCCTCACTACTGGCTCAGAAGATTGAG GTGCGGATCCCAACCCCACTGAACACTAGTGGGGTGCAGGTAATCTGCATGAAGGGGAAGGCCAAGTATAAGGCCAGTGAGAACGCCATCGTGTGGAA GATCAAGCGCATGGCAGGCATGAAGGAATCGCAAATCAGCGCTGAGATTGAGCTGCTGCCCACCAACGACAAGAAGAAATGGGCTCGACCCCCCATTTCAATGAACTTTGAG GTGCCATTCGCACCTTCTGGTCTCAAGGTGCGCTACTTGAAGGTGTTTGAACCGAAGCTGAACTACAGCGACCACGATGTCATCAAATGGGTGCGCTACATTGGCCGCAGCGGCATTTATGAGACCCGCTGCTAG